From Streptomyces mirabilis, a single genomic window includes:
- a CDS encoding DUF6354 family protein: MSITTPVLSAVGPVRAGQLWQDMAPDMVDRERMLRVVAVGATHADCVVERDNRPGAAGRKARPLALRRFATSAFTLIEDVVDDADQLVYARFLAAITGVQGGSPSPVEYATAALRVHKELTAEAAKGQD; this comes from the coding sequence ATGAGCATCACCACGCCCGTCTTGTCCGCCGTCGGCCCCGTCCGGGCCGGGCAGCTGTGGCAGGACATGGCCCCCGACATGGTCGATCGCGAGCGGATGCTGCGCGTGGTCGCCGTGGGCGCGACACACGCCGACTGCGTGGTCGAGCGCGACAACAGGCCGGGCGCGGCCGGCCGCAAGGCGCGTCCGCTGGCACTGAGGCGCTTCGCGACGAGCGCCTTCACCCTGATCGAGGACGTCGTCGACGACGCCGACCAGCTCGTCTACGCCCGTTTCCTGGCGGCGATCACGGGCGTGCAGGGCGGCAGTCCGTCGCCCGTGGAGTACGCGACCGCGGCGCTGCGCGTACACAAGGAGCTCACCGCCGAGGCAGCGAAGGGCCAGGACTGA
- the tap gene encoding telomere-associated protein Tap: MDPATDPVTAVLARIPVDGPVPPLPDPAARVRLREEFGWTVTQMGKATSVRRETVWTWESDPPRTPRGEKGQLYARLLAYFADELARAAATSGATAPVPVPVPVPDAAPPPQPAAAAEEEQPPLFDYDIEDPPELAWPDTDQSPALDNTAAQAEYPEYDAPGSGTYLPEDVTRPCVRCGKPTSCLVAGQPRHIYLQAMAAMGVPRCGTQPTAPAEPVLPTAAETAAPVPAALTPAPAPSADAAPPAAAPAVALPAVAPASPVRPPAVPRRPGAATSSASRRKTAKKPAVKAVAPEHADGPLAVLDITDGALTAHLVDGRTMPCPAKTLQALAAWALDKKKIRLGAAKLHDNGFHQDPLIILTEGAVAHFGLPTNLADQEDLRLPADDKIVKNITKAGWELTKSGFGPWARIFKRLDGKRHCVQLALVPWGALETRAWGKAGDLPAGELARMLGTYARLVITPRGTLAVTGEQLMTSLRPPTKAEWSEKENKYVSAKVPHTLHTVVDPAPCEAPDEHPVVVADYPEEGSRPASEALDEEACIWVRPAELITDDERARTHVAALDVQVAFLAACRRLHVGTGPAIHYPRNPSFDPELPGSWFLDLSHIETDPRLPSPFTSSGERPEGPGWYATPTVAYAVELGADVRPMEAWVRETHSPYLQPWYDTLRDAYLTVMADLGVTTDLDDEAFLAAMAHYKDGDPLLVTLANAIKATAKSGIGKLRQRPNLGLDHVFGDPWPALRRLTWRPDIRAMILSKARTNMHRKMQSLTIAGRYPLAVNNDCVVYAIDGLSPLPVLLGPDGEPIRGGFRLGVNPGSVKHQGSQTIGWALDLLADGVNIANEIKDASLVRVA, encoded by the coding sequence GTGGACCCGGCAACCGACCCGGTAACGGCGGTGCTCGCACGGATCCCGGTCGACGGCCCGGTGCCGCCGCTGCCGGACCCGGCCGCACGCGTCAGGCTCCGCGAGGAGTTCGGCTGGACCGTGACGCAGATGGGCAAGGCGACCAGCGTGCGCCGCGAGACGGTGTGGACCTGGGAATCGGATCCACCCCGCACGCCGCGTGGGGAGAAGGGGCAGCTCTACGCCCGGCTCCTCGCCTACTTCGCCGACGAGCTCGCTCGCGCCGCAGCAACGAGCGGCGCCACCGCTCCGGTGCCCGTGCCGGTGCCCGTGCCCGATGCCGCGCCTCCGCCGCAGCCGGCGGCCGCCGCGGAAGAGGAGCAGCCCCCCCTGTTCGACTACGACATCGAGGACCCGCCCGAACTCGCCTGGCCGGACACCGACCAGAGCCCCGCCCTCGACAACACGGCGGCGCAGGCCGAGTACCCCGAGTACGACGCGCCCGGCTCCGGGACTTACCTGCCCGAGGACGTCACCCGCCCCTGTGTCCGCTGCGGCAAGCCGACGTCATGCCTCGTCGCAGGCCAGCCCCGCCACATCTACCTCCAGGCCATGGCCGCCATGGGCGTGCCCCGCTGCGGCACGCAGCCCACTGCCCCGGCCGAGCCCGTCCTGCCGACCGCAGCCGAGACGGCCGCCCCCGTGCCCGCTGCCCTCACACCGGCTCCCGCCCCCTCGGCGGACGCCGCACCCCCGGCCGCCGCACCGGCAGTCGCGCTTCCGGCTGTTGCTCCCGCGTCTCCCGTTCGTCCGCCGGCCGTGCCGCGCCGCCCGGGCGCCGCCACCAGTTCGGCCTCCCGCCGCAAGACGGCGAAGAAGCCGGCCGTGAAGGCGGTGGCCCCCGAGCACGCCGACGGTCCGCTGGCCGTCCTCGACATCACCGACGGCGCCCTGACCGCCCACCTTGTCGACGGCCGCACCATGCCGTGCCCGGCCAAGACGCTCCAGGCTCTGGCCGCGTGGGCGCTGGACAAGAAGAAGATCCGCCTGGGGGCAGCCAAGCTCCACGACAACGGGTTCCACCAGGACCCGCTGATCATCCTCACCGAAGGGGCCGTGGCCCACTTCGGCCTGCCCACCAACCTCGCGGACCAGGAGGACCTGCGCCTGCCGGCCGACGACAAGATCGTCAAGAACATCACGAAGGCAGGCTGGGAACTCACCAAGTCCGGCTTCGGCCCCTGGGCCAGGATCTTCAAGCGCCTCGACGGAAAGCGCCACTGCGTCCAGCTCGCCCTCGTGCCCTGGGGCGCGCTGGAGACCCGCGCCTGGGGCAAGGCCGGCGACCTGCCCGCCGGTGAACTCGCCAGGATGCTCGGCACCTACGCCCGCCTGGTCATCACCCCCCGCGGCACCCTCGCGGTCACCGGCGAACAGCTCATGACCTCGCTGCGCCCGCCCACCAAGGCAGAGTGGAGCGAGAAGGAGAACAAGTACGTCTCGGCGAAGGTGCCCCACACCCTTCACACCGTCGTCGACCCCGCCCCGTGCGAGGCCCCCGACGAACACCCCGTCGTCGTCGCTGACTACCCCGAGGAAGGCTCCCGGCCCGCCAGCGAGGCCCTCGACGAGGAAGCCTGCATCTGGGTCCGCCCCGCCGAACTCATCACCGACGACGAACGGGCCCGCACCCACGTCGCCGCCCTCGACGTGCAGGTGGCCTTCCTCGCCGCCTGCCGGCGTCTGCACGTCGGCACCGGCCCGGCCATCCACTACCCCCGCAACCCGTCCTTCGACCCCGAGCTGCCCGGCTCCTGGTTCCTCGACCTCTCCCACATCGAGACCGACCCGCGCCTGCCCAGCCCCTTCACCTCCAGCGGCGAGCGCCCCGAGGGACCCGGCTGGTACGCCACGCCCACCGTCGCCTACGCCGTCGAACTCGGCGCCGACGTCCGCCCGATGGAGGCATGGGTCCGTGAGACCCACAGCCCCTACCTCCAGCCCTGGTACGACACCCTCCGCGACGCCTACCTGACCGTGATGGCCGACCTCGGCGTCACCACGGACCTCGACGACGAAGCCTTTCTCGCGGCGATGGCCCACTACAAGGACGGCGACCCGCTCCTGGTGACGCTGGCGAACGCCATCAAGGCCACCGCCAAGTCCGGGATCGGCAAGCTGCGCCAGCGCCCCAACCTCGGCCTCGACCACGTCTTCGGCGACCCGTGGCCGGCCCTGAGGCGTCTGACGTGGCGGCCCGACATCCGCGCCATGATCCTGTCGAAGGCGCGGACCAACATGCACCGCAAGATGCAGAGCCTCACCATCGCGGGGCGGTACCCGCTCGCCGTCAACAACGACTGCGTCGTCTACGCGATCGACGGCCTGTCGCCGCTGCCGGTCCTGCTCGGCCCCGACGGCGAGCCGATCCGCGGCGGCTTCCGCCTCGGCGTCAACCCGGGCTCCGTCAAGCACCAGGGGAGCCAGACCATCGGCTGGGCGCTGGACCTGCTCGCCGACGGAGTGAACATTGCCAACGAAATCAAGGACGCCTCGCTCGTCCGCGTGGCCTGA